In Salvelinus sp. IW2-2015 unplaced genomic scaffold, ASM291031v2 Un_scaffold1166, whole genome shotgun sequence, a single window of DNA contains:
- the LOC112069940 gene encoding LOW QUALITY PROTEIN: phosphomannomutase 1-like (The sequence of the model RefSeq protein was modified relative to this genomic sequence to represent the inferred CDS: deleted 1 base in 1 codon), whose translation MDESNGSSKRTILCLFDVDGTLTPPREKIDPKLDEFLQSLRRKVKIGIVGGSDYSKIAEQLGEGDEVIQKFDYVFAENGTVQYKDGKLLSKQAIQNQIGEELLQDLINFCLSYMGLIKLPKNCSYTHLDVYKRQVLNNSPIGRSCTLEERIEFSEIDKREKIREKFVAALQEEFAGKGLRFTRGGLISFDVFPEGWDKRLCLDVLEXEGLDAIYFFGNETSSGGNDYEIFNDPRTIGFTVYSPEDTARHCREIFFKAPANES comes from the exons ATGGATGAATCAAACGGTTCTTCAAAAAGGACTATTCTGTGTTTATTTGACGTGGACGGCACTCTTACCCCACCGAGAGAG AAAATTGACCCTAAGCTGGATGAGTTTTTACAGTCTCTGCGCAGGAAAGTGAAGATCGGCATAGTGGGTGGATCAGACTACTCAAAGATCGCAGAGCAGCTGGGTGAGGGAGATGAAG TGATACAGAAGTTTGACTATGTGTTTGCTGAGAATGGCACGGTGCAGTACAAAGATGGGAAGCTCCTTTCCAAACAG GCCATCCAGAACCAGATAGGAGAGGAACTACTACAGGACCTCATTAACTTCTGTCTCAGCTACATGGGGCTGATCAAGCTGCCCaagaactgt tcttatacacatctagatgtgtataagagacaggtattaaaCAATTCCCCCATTGGCCGGAGCTGCACACTTGAGGAGCGAATCGAATTCTCTGAAATTGACAAG agagagaaaatccGGGAGAAGTTTGTTGCGGCCCTGCAGGAGGAGTTTGCTGGGAAGGGTCTACGATTTACGAGAG GTGGTCTCATCAGTTTTGACGTGTTCCCTGAAGGCTGGGACAAGAGGCTCTGTCTGGACGTGCTGGAGYGGGAGGGCCTGGACGCTATCTACTTCTTTGGCAACGAGACYTCGTCT GGGGGAAACGACTATGAGATCTTCAATGACCCACGGACCATTGGTTTCACAGTATACTCACCAGAGGACACAG